In Blastopirellula sp. J2-11, a single genomic region encodes these proteins:
- a CDS encoding ECF-type sigma factor codes for MPYILTLHSRSEENTKVSLCVALEGLEMPDSQSVSDWLRNLEDGDAEAAQNLWDRYFQSLMHQAEKRIGNVIGGKVEAEDIAVSVFESLFDGARKGRFESVQNRDELWWLLLAMTQRKVVSAVRHETADKRGGKNSKISIHQEGNCNYFALVSREPGPEEAIALDDEFKRAIDILPSPMLQRIATMTIEGKTTSEISEELGIATATVIRKRSVIRQAWQRELSR; via the coding sequence ATGCCCTACATATTGACGCTGCATTCCCGGTCAGAGGAAAATACAAAAGTAAGTTTATGCGTAGCACTTGAGGGACTTGAAATGCCTGATTCCCAGTCGGTCTCCGATTGGCTTAGAAATCTTGAGGATGGGGATGCTGAGGCGGCCCAGAATCTGTGGGACCGCTATTTTCAAAGCTTGATGCATCAAGCGGAAAAACGAATTGGAAACGTAATTGGTGGCAAGGTCGAAGCGGAAGACATCGCGGTGTCTGTGTTCGAGAGCCTCTTTGATGGCGCGCGCAAGGGCCGGTTTGAGTCGGTCCAGAATCGAGATGAGCTGTGGTGGCTGCTGCTAGCCATGACTCAGAGGAAGGTCGTCAGTGCGGTGCGGCACGAAACGGCGGACAAGCGTGGAGGGAAGAATTCCAAAATCTCGATCCATCAGGAAGGAAACTGTAATTACTTCGCGTTGGTGTCGCGCGAGCCTGGACCAGAAGAAGCGATCGCTCTGGATGATGAGTTCAAACGGGCGATCGATATCTTGCCTAGCCCCATGTTGCAACGAATTGCGACGATGACGATTGAGGGAAAAACAACCTCTGAAATTAGTGAAGAACTGGGAATCGCTACGGCGACCGTCATCCGAAAACGAAGCGTGA